A window of Mucilaginibacter sp. PAMC 26640 contains these coding sequences:
- a CDS encoding glycosyl transferase family 1, which translates to MKVMLSHATGNEFVRALLLALHNNGMLAEFDTTVAANANSAWLNFLPSALKQEWLRRTYPIPQNIIRSHPTRELARLIMPRLGLSKPVRHEQGWASVDAVYRDLDSKIAHRLKGLQQGNPIDAIYAYEDGALATFKQAKNLGLQCLYDLPIGYWRAAREMLTAEAERWPDWAVTLTGLKDSDSKLARKDEELKLADKIFVASSFTAKTLDYFPGQLAKIQVIPYAFPAVAQGRIYQSAGKTGPLKILFVGGLSQRKGIADLFEAVEDFGKRVSLTVVGRKMAVDCAVLNEALARHKWIPSLAHAEVLKLMRESDVLIFPSLFEGFGLVITEAMAQGTPVITTERTAGPDIITDGEDGWLIEAGAADQLKAAIERILSNPALIKKTGTAAMAAARKRPWAKYGQELVEGINN; encoded by the coding sequence ATGAAGGTAATGCTGTCGCATGCAACAGGTAATGAATTTGTTAGGGCATTGTTGCTGGCATTGCATAACAATGGCATGCTGGCGGAATTTGATACTACCGTTGCTGCAAATGCTAATTCTGCGTGGCTTAATTTTTTGCCATCAGCGTTAAAGCAAGAATGGCTGCGCCGCACCTATCCAATACCGCAAAATATAATCAGATCACACCCCACACGAGAACTGGCAAGATTGATCATGCCACGGTTAGGTTTATCAAAGCCCGTAAGGCACGAACAGGGTTGGGCAAGTGTTGACGCTGTCTATCGGGATTTAGACAGTAAAATTGCGCATCGCTTAAAAGGCCTGCAGCAGGGGAACCCTATCGATGCAATTTACGCCTACGAAGACGGTGCTTTGGCAACATTTAAACAGGCGAAAAATTTAGGATTACAATGCCTGTATGATTTACCCATAGGTTACTGGCGCGCTGCCAGGGAAATGCTCACAGCAGAGGCCGAACGTTGGCCCGATTGGGCTGTAACCTTAACCGGCTTAAAGGATTCTGATTCGAAACTTGCCCGGAAAGACGAAGAGCTTAAACTTGCAGATAAAATTTTTGTAGCAAGCAGCTTTACGGCCAAGACCCTTGATTATTTCCCCGGTCAATTAGCTAAAATACAGGTTATCCCCTATGCGTTTCCCGCCGTTGCGCAGGGCAGGATATATCAATCGGCCGGAAAAACCGGGCCTTTAAAAATTCTTTTTGTAGGCGGCTTATCTCAACGGAAAGGGATAGCAGATCTGTTTGAGGCTGTTGAAGATTTTGGTAAAAGGGTGTCATTAACGGTTGTAGGCCGAAAAATGGCGGTTGATTGTGCCGTATTGAATGAAGCGCTGGCCAGGCACAAATGGATTCCCAGCCTTGCACATGCCGAGGTTTTAAAATTAATGCGTGAAAGCGATGTGTTGATCTTCCCATCTTTATTTGAGGGGTTTGGATTGGTAATTACAGAAGCTATGGCACAGGGAACCCCGGTAATTACAACGGAAAGAACTGCAGGCCCTGATATTATCACTGACGGGGAAGATGGCTGGCTGATTGAGGCCGGGGCTGCAGATCAGCTAAAAGCAGCAATAGAAAGAATATTGAGTAACCCGGCACTTATCAAAAAAACGGGGACAGCTGCAATGGCTGCCGCCCGGAAAAGGCCCTGGGCTAAATACGGACAGGAACTTGTTGAGGGTATTAACAATTAA